The Pelagicoccus albus genome includes the window CTTCATCCCAAACCGCATCGGATCCTAGGTTCAAAGCGGCCACTGCGGAATTCAAAAAAGGGTCGGGGGTATCAACCACTACTTGATCTTGGATCTCTTGCCGTTGGGTTTCTGCGCGTCGGAAGATCTCGGGCAGGTCTGAAGTTTGAAGTTCGGATTCCCCTGCTACTTTTTCCGAATTAGAAGTGTAGTGGAAGAGCAGATACTCGGATTGGTTCGGAGTAATGCTGAATTTTCCGACCACGACAGGGAGATCGAGTTCTTGTCCCTTCTTTTTGAGAAGCGAAGTGGGGTCGTCCCAGAGTTGAGAGTCGCTCAATCGGAGGCTGCTATTCGTGGGACCATAGCCCTTGATGGTTGCTTTGGGTGCCTGCATTGAAAAGGAGTTGGCATCCAGTGCGAAAACATTGTTTTTGCAGCGCTCAGGCGTGAGCTGAAACCACTCGCTGATCGGTACCCTCTCGGTGCCGATATCTCCGCCGCGGACTCCTTTTTTTCCGTCTGCTCCGCCGTAGGCCCAAATCAGCTCGACCGGCTTGTCGGATCCGCGAAGCGTAAATTTAAGAGATAGGGCTTCTAAGTCTCGAGTGGGAACCGCTTCGACGTACAAGGTTGTATCTGCTCCTAAAAGCTCTGGCCAATCGACCAGGTAACGCATGCTGCCGGGCTCATAGGTGGAGAGAATATCCGGAGCGTTCTGCAGCCAGCCAATGCCATTTTCAGTGGATATGCCGAGTCGGACGTTACCCCCGCGTCCAGGCAGGTAAAAAGCGAATTCTGGGCGGTCGCCGGCGTCGACCCGGAAAGCGGTGTTTCCGCCGTAAAGCGGGCGATTAAAGGTCTCTTCGCCGTTGTGAATCTGGAATCCACTTCCAACTGGAGTGTACCGCAAGGGGTAAGCGGTTTGGCCAGAAAGGTTGGGCAGGGTCGTTTTTGCTTTCGGCGTGGCGGACTCTGCATCGTTGGCGGGGGCAACACTCATTGCGGCAGCGAAAAGCAGTGTGATTGGTTTGGGGATTTCATGCCTTAATTTGGAAAAGAGGTCGGGCCATTTCCCATGATTAAAAACGTTAGGGTAGGTAGACAACAGAAGGGATTTCATTAGGGGTGGGTTTGGAGCGAAATCTAAAGGCGAAAAGGTTTCGATCAAGCGAGTAGCAGATTGAACACTCACAAGCGCCCCAAAAATGATGGGCACGCATTGTTCCGTGTGAGAACGCTGAGCTTAGTATTTGGTGTCATCCTTCCCTCAAAAACAAAACGGCCCAGATTCGAGTGGAACTCAAACCTAGGCCGTTGTGAAATCTTACGACGGTTTATTCGCTTACATTTATGGGCTCGCCTTTGTCACCATTTTCAAAGGCAGGCTTCATCGGGTCCATGGGCAGTATGTTTCCTTCTTCATCAAACTCCATTTTCACGATGCAGGTCTCGCGTTTGTATCCACCGCCTCCTGGTACTGCATGCCGGTGATAGGCGACATACCAGCGATCCGTTCCGGGAACGTTTACTATGCTGTGGTGGGCAGTACCCTGTGCGGGGCCATTTTGGCGCAAAACTATAAAATCCTCCTCCGCTTCTGGACTGACGACAGGACCGTAAGGAGAGTCCGAAACGCCCCATCCCACTCTGTAGTCTGGGCTTCTTGCGTCATCGATCGACCACATGAAGTAGTACTTTCCGTTTCGCTTGAAAACGACTATTCCTTCGCGGAAATCGCGGAGAGGAAATTCGACGTGTTCTCCTTCAAAGGAAATCATGTCGTCGTTTAACCGATACACAGTTGGGGTTCCGTTTCCGAAGTAGAGATAGGGTTGCCCATCATCGTCAATAAAAGCGTATGGATCGATGCTGAAGGTTTTGATCGTTTCATTGTCGACGAGTGGATGCCCAAGGGCGTCTTTGAAAGGTCCTGTCGGGCTGTCGGCAACTGCGACACCGATGTTGTGTTCGCCGCAAAAGTAGAAGTAGTACTTTCCGTTGTGTTCAATGCAGTCTGGTGCCCATGCCTTGTTGTCTGCCCATGTGATATCTTCTCTGAGGTCAAGGAAGACGTTTTCCTTCTTCCAATCGACCAGGTTTGGCGAAGACCAGACCGCGAACTCCTTGGTGTTCCAGTAAGGACGATCTGAGGTTGGGTAGATATAGTATTTATCACCGAATACGCGAATGGCGGGATCCGCTGTGAACTCGCCCTGTAGGGCTGGTGGAGGTGCAACAGAAGCTGCCTCCTCTAGTAGGGATTGGACGAGGCTCTCGGGAGCTTGGAAAATCGATCCGTGCCGTTGTCCCTCGGGAAATGCAATATCTTCCTCGGGCTTTTCCCAATTTTGCCAGTCTGATGATTTGCGTGCCCCGTACCAGTGCTGCGTGTAGTAGTCGAAGTAAACGTAGACCGCTTTGCCTGTATCCACTACAGTGGGACCCTCGGCTTGCTCTTTGTCCAAGATTACATTTTCGAGAAGGGAGTAGGGATCGGTTAGTCTTTTGGATTTGGCGACATGAATGGATCCGTAGTTTTTGGCCTCCTGGTCGTCTGTTTCCTTAAAGATAGCGTAGTACGCCCCGTCCTGCTCCAGTATTGTTGTGTCTATGTTGTTGAAACCTGGATCGAAGAGGATCTTCGGTTTGCTGAGTTTTTCGAAATCTTTGGTCTGAGTGTAGTAAGCCCTGAATTTTGTCTCCCCTGTCTTATCGTTGGTTACCGAAGTTGACCAAACGATGACGTAGGACTTCTTTTTCTTGTCGTAGTAGATTTCTGGAGCCCAGCATTGGCGCGCTCCTTCGACGCCCTCCATCAAGGGAAGGTATTTTTGCTCTGACCAGTCTGTAAGATTCTTCGAGGAGGCATATCCGATTCCTAGATCCGCCCACCCCGAGGTCCAGACCATGTGATAGGTGCCATCTTCGGTTAGCAAGATGTGAGGGTCGCGCATCAGCTTCGAGCCTACTGCTGGCTCCAAGTAGACTTGGCCCAAGTCAGTCCAGTCCCTTGCGTCATATGAATAGGCGAGGTGGAGACCGTCTCCATTGCCTCGGAAGGATGTCAGAAGATAAGATGATTCTTCGGCAGAGACTCCCGGGGTGTAGGGACTGCAAAGCGCTGCAAGCAGCAGTGATATGGTGGTGGGTTTTTTCATACAGAAAGGGGTTCGGTATGTTGGGAAGTGAGTGCGGGGAGACTATGGAGTGCTTCCCCGCTTACTTGGATGTGCTTTTGGCTCCTTGGAATCTAGCGAACAGGAGAGAGCAAATAAGTGTATTCGTAATCCTGCGGAGCGAGGCGATATTGTTCATGCGGAAGTTCGCCCCAGCTTGTGTCTCCTCCTACACCCATTTGAGCGTGGTCAATGTTCACGTTTACCAAGGGTCGGTATACGATATCGCTCATATGTCTTTGAGCCTTTTCGAGGCCTGGATCAAAATCCGAATCGTATTGGTGTCTCGCGTTGAAACCGATCGGGCTGTCAATTGCGTCAACTCGGATGCCTTGACCGGACTTGTCTACAAATTGAACCCAACGCACATCGGTTCTGTATCCGTTTTCTTGTGGGCGAGCGTAGGCGAAGCCTAGGTCATTTACATCACTCGAGTATTCGGACAAGAAAGCGGCGGTGTTACGGTCTTGGTAATTCTCGAAAGGTCCGCGGCCGTAGTACTTCGCTTGAGCGAAAGATTCTTCGAGGACTAGATTGTTGCCAAATCTTGGTAAGTCGGTCGCGGAACTAGATACGCCAGTAAGTTTGTTCGTAACTAGGATTTCCCCTTGTTTGTTGATCAGGTAGCTAATGGTGAGCTTCCCATCGACGGCTGGAAGTCCGTATTCCGCATCTATTTGAACTGAACCTGAATCTATTGGGGTGGTTTTGAAAGAAACGAGTTTTGCTTCTTCGCCTGCAGTCTTCCAGTCGCGCCAGTTTTTCTGCATTTTGAAACCAAAATCGTTGTCTGTTGGAGCTCTCCAGAAGTTCGGGCGAAGCGCCTCTTTCAGAATCGATTTGTTCCCGTACTTGAGCTGGCTTAAGTATCCAGTTTTCGAGTCAAAACTTGCGGTGAAATCGCGATTCGAGACCGTAATAGTATCCGAACTCTGGATCTCTAAGTCGAGCCCATCTACGTTTTCACTGAAACTAGGATAGACATAAGATCCTTCGATGAACTGGGCAGCAGCCAAGGTGTGGTTTGCCGTGAGTAGTTCTGTCGCCTTACGTGTTGTGGCTGCGAAGTCGATTTGCCATTCGCCTTTCAGGTCGTACTCGCTGAA containing:
- a CDS encoding family 43 glycosylhydrolase, which encodes MKKPTTISLLLAALCSPYTPGVSAEESSYLLTSFRGNGDGLHLAYSYDARDWTDLGQVYLEPAVGSKLMRDPHILLTEDGTYHMVWTSGWADLGIGYASSKNLTDWSEQKYLPLMEGVEGARQCWAPEIYYDKKKKSYVIVWSTSVTNDKTGETKFRAYYTQTKDFEKLSKPKILFDPGFNNIDTTILEQDGAYYAIFKETDDQEAKNYGSIHVAKSKRLTDPYSLLENVILDKEQAEGPTVVDTGKAVYVYFDYYTQHWYGARKSSDWQNWEKPEEDIAFPEGQRHGSIFQAPESLVQSLLEEAASVAPPPALQGEFTADPAIRVFGDKYYIYPTSDRPYWNTKEFAVWSSPNLVDWKKENVFLDLREDITWADNKAWAPDCIEHNGKYYFYFCGEHNIGVAVADSPTGPFKDALGHPLVDNETIKTFSIDPYAFIDDDGQPYLYFGNGTPTVYRLNDDMISFEGEHVEFPLRDFREGIVVFKRNGKYYFMWSIDDARSPDYRVGWGVSDSPYGPVVSPEAEEDFIVLRQNGPAQGTAHHSIVNVPGTDRWYVAYHRHAVPGGGGYKRETCIVKMEFDEEGNILPMDPMKPAFENGDKGEPINVSE